The Fervidicoccus fontis Kam940 DNA window GAGAATCGCAACACATCCTGAAGTTCAAAACTTAGGAATAGGGTCTTTTGCATTAGAAAGGCTTTATGAAGAAGCAAGACAGAAATCGTTTGACTGGATTGGGAGCGGATTTGGCGCCAATTACAGTCTCTTGAACTTTTGGATAAAAAACAAGTTTATACCTGTTCATATTAGTCCGGACAAAAATCCGATCAGTGGAGAATATACAGTGATTGTTATAAGACCGATAAACCATATTGCTGAAAAAATCACAAGAGAAGGGCAAATTTACTTGAGAAAGAAAATTGTAAAGGGAATGCGGGATGTATATAAGGAGATGGAGCAGGACCTTGCATTATTGATATTGAATTCTATAGAAAAGATGGAAATTGAAATTCCTAAGCTTCATCCTATAGATGTTGATAGATTATGGATATATGTTTATGGTCCAATGACGTATGAAGCTATAAGTGATGTCTTTTTAGATTTGGCAATATATTACTTTCTTGGAGATATGGAAAAGTTAGTTGAGTTGAATAACGAAGAAAAAATAATACTTTTAGCAAAAGTATTGCAAGGAAAAGATTGGAGTGAAATGTCAAAGATGTTGAGAAGAAGGAGAATCGATCTGATGCTCATATTAAAGGATATTGCAAAAAGAATGCTAAACAGCTATTACAATAAAAACCTAGAGTCATCTGTAGGCTATCATATATAAGATCAAATTGAATGAAGATACTTTAGTCCTGAACCCGTTAATGGAATAAGAATTTTACTACCTATCAATTCTTCTCTGTTAAGTAACTCAAAAGCCTTCCACACTACCGAACTCGAAGGCTCGACAATAAACCCTCTACTGTAGAGATTCCTCATTCCTTCTTTTATATCTTCATCATCTACGATTATACCTCCTCCTTTAGTTTCATTTATTGCATTGATTATATCATTGATTCTTGCAGGATTGCTAACAACAAGCGCGTCTGCAGAATCGCTTCTTCCTTGAGATTCATGTACAATTTTTACTTTTCCCCTCAAATAGCCGGTTCTAGTCGGCTGAACAGCCCAAATCTTAGGCAATCCTCCGTTCTTATCGATATTTCTCTTAAAGCCCTCAAATATTCCAAGCAATAGAGTTCCTGAAGCAAGTGGAACAATAACGTCAGTTATGCCAATTGTTTTCTTGAGCACTTCTTCTACTAAAAATGACATTCCATAGTTGAATATTGGATTTACCATGTGCCCTATGTAGCACGCATTTTCATATTTTTTTGCCATTTTTACTGCAAGATTAAAGGCTTCCTCCCTTGTCTCAGTTATCGTGAGCTTTGCACCGAGAAGGTTTAAAAGTTTTTTCTTAGATTCAGCTATAGTTTTTGGGGAAAAAATATAGGATTCTCTATTGACCCTTCTTGCGTAAACAGCTGTGCTTATTCCTGTATTTCCAGAAGAGTCTTCAATAAAAGATGAGCATTTTTTCTTCAAAAAGTATTGCACTGTAGCTGATGTTCCTCTATCTTTAAAGCTTCCTGTGGGATTCAAATATTCAAGCTTAAAAAAGAGTTCTTTTCCTCCTATCTTTTCCTTTACAAGCGGCGTATTTCCTTCTCCCATGATCCTATATCTAAATATCTTGGGCTTCTTGGCCAAGTTTAGCGAAGAACCACAATAAGGACATTTCCAATCTTTAGGCGCATCCTCGAACTCCTTTCCGCATTTTGGGCAGATAAATGTATAGCCTTCCATTCTGTTCACTGATTATATCTACTGTACATTGAGAGTCCTTAAAATTATCGGCGCAAGATGTTCAGGTTTGCTATACCACTTGTCATATTTATATGTCTGCCCTTTGTATGATAGTTCTATATAGTCTCCCTTATCAGTAATCGTCATTATGATCTCCATGTCCTTCACTAGTCTAAGCATCTTTTCCTTAGGCAATATCTTTATACCTGCGGCATTTAGCTTTACTGATATTTGTTCTTTTAATTGTTCTAAATAGTCTGCCATTTTTGATACCTCCTAATAAACTGATTAACCTTAAATTTGATTTTAGTAGGTTAAAATTTTTTTACCTGAGTTTCTTTCTGTTACGAATGATGATGAGATCAAGATTTAAACAACTTTAAAGATTTATTCTATTTAATCTACGCATTTCCTTTTGTCAGGAGGTTCGCAAAAGGTCAAAGCAAAATATTAAAAACATATTGAAGTGCTAGGGAAAATACCCTATTTACCTATCTTATATGCAGATTAAAGATGTAAGCTTGAAACAAGTGTAAACTGATATCCGATTTTAGGGAACTTTAATCTTTTATAGCAACGAGAAGGTCAAAGAATCAACTATAACTCCTTTTGTTACTTTATTTAAAAGATATCTTTATTCTTTTCTCTCTTGGATACAATTTCAAGAACATCTGGGATTATTCCCTTTCTACTAGGTTCTGATAAACTCTCCAAATTCTTTTTACTATGACAGAACTCATATCAAATACATTTTCTTTTAGGAGTCTTATAGCTATTTCAGGAAATTACTCTGGATGAAGTCCTTTGGCCATTAATGAGGCTTCTTTACAGCTTCTACTATGTCTCTGTTACTTGGAAATCAGGCCTTTCCCCGGTTTATTTTCACTTTCATATTTTTTCATCAAGAAGGTCCCCAGGTATGAATTCGCCATAATCAAATTCATCTTTTATCAGAAACACCTGTAACTACATTATTAAATAATATATTGTTATGTAAATAATAAATTTAGCAACAATAAATAATTAATTGTTTTTTGTTAGAAATCTTAGACTTTTGTAAATAATGTACACGGGCCCGCGGGGATTTGAACCCCGGATCACCGGCTCCGGAGGCCGGCGCCCTATCCTGGCTAGGCTACGGGCCCGCTACTACAGAGATCCTTTTTTTCAATCTTTTTCACGTTATCTAAGACGTTTTGCTTAATTTCATTAAGTGGCAAGTACTTTTCAAAAAAGGTTTCAAGCTTTTTTCCATCCACTGCGGTACTTGCTTTACTAGAAGCAATAGCACAAAATTCTGGGACTCTACTACTCACCTCATAAGTTCCCACTTTTTTTGATAGCTCTATTATTTCTTCTTTATCAAAGCCAATCAATGGCCTAAATACTGGAATATCGATAAAGCTCTCTGTAACTGCAAGGTTATGAACAGTTTGGCTTGAAACTTGTGCTAGGTTTTCTCCTGTTGAAATGGCTTTTATCCCAAGCGACTTTGCGAGCGCTTCAGCCCCTACATACATAGATACCTTAAGCGCGACGGTTCTATATCCTTCTGGGAAGTAATTAAACAGGTACGGGAATATCCACCTATGTTCTACGATGTACACATTCTGGTTTGGACCGTAGGACCAGCCGCATATAAGCTTCTTTGCAACATCTAGGAAGTACTCTTTATGTTCTTTCCCTCCTATGTTAAAGAACAGTATATCAACAGGTGAGCCTCTCTTCATGAGCATCCATGCAGCAACAGGCGAGTCAAATCCTCCGGAAACGAGAGAAAGTATCTTCAACTCGCTACCTAAAGGTAAACCGCCAACACCATTTATGATATCTTTATATACAAAAAACAATCCCTTTCTAGCTTCTACATATATGGATATTTCAGGGGACTCCAAGTTCACTTTTCCAGCTCCCATTTCCTGAAGCTTCGCGCCTATCCTTCTTTCTATGTCTTTGCTTGTAAATCTATTTTCGTCGGCCCTTCTCCCTCTAACCATAAATACTTTTCCCCTAACATCTTCAATTGAAGCCTCGCTCACCTTATCTACCAAGTCGTCTAGATCTCTATACTCGCCCATCAGAGCAGGGCTT harbors:
- a CDS encoding threonine synthase, producing MEGYTFICPKCGKEFEDAPKDWKCPYCGSSLNLAKKPKIFRYRIMGEGNTPLVKEKIGGKELFFKLEYLNPTGSFKDRGTSATVQYFLKKKCSSFIEDSSGNTGISTAVYARRVNRESYIFSPKTIAESKKKLLNLLGAKLTITETREEAFNLAVKMAKKYENACYIGHMVNPIFNYGMSFLVEEVLKKTIGITDVIVPLASGTLLLGIFEGFKRNIDKNGGLPKIWAVQPTRTGYLRGKVKIVHESQGRSDSADALVVSNPARINDIINAINETKGGGIIVDDEDIKEGMRNLYSRGFIVEPSSSVVWKAFELLNREELIGSKILIPLTGSGLKYLHSI
- the thiI gene encoding tRNA uracil 4-sulfurtransferase ThiI, yielding MDANCIIARFGEIGIKGKITRGRMQSILAKNIENALKSNGFERSIVRVIPGRVLVTTPEDPRKEAELISRVFGVTSSSPALMGEYRDLDDLVDKVSEASIEDVRGKVFMVRGRRADENRFTSKDIERRIGAKLQEMGAGKVNLESPEISIYVEARKGLFFVYKDIINGVGGLPLGSELKILSLVSGGFDSPVAAWMLMKRGSPVDILFFNIGGKEHKEYFLDVAKKLICGWSYGPNQNVYIVEHRWIFPYLFNYFPEGYRTVALKVSMYVGAEALAKSLGIKAISTGENLAQVSSQTVHNLAVTESFIDIPVFRPLIGFDKEEIIELSKKVGTYEVSSRVPEFCAIASSKASTAVDGKKLETFFEKYLPLNEIKQNVLDNVKKIEKKDLCSSGPVA